In Tripterygium wilfordii isolate XIE 37 chromosome 15, ASM1340144v1, whole genome shotgun sequence, one DNA window encodes the following:
- the LOC120016390 gene encoding uncharacterized protein LOC120016390 isoform X1, whose translation MYNQPSYSSQSGQTPPMPVPPPFQQLPPSRAPPPPHRHHQLQHGPLPHSVNQQAPPPVPSHVGQPGPSPYRYGPSPLPTFPRVPSSGMSNAGQSCFRYPPPFHGGTPLYPTTQQNSPHPTHFGNQNVYPVQQPVAPAYGPPPPPRMLPHSSQDQSSYRAPVLQSPQVHNGVQGSQHILLAPPPPPASSLSTSAPLIPSTGGNSRMPSTALPPQPPPPSSSPPLPPPPPPPTSPFLSSMAIHATPNLPPRSDSNPDSSKLSGCGLKTSSSIDENSACSDGRDKLPEQSGSQAGYLAGKGSLSKGNMILDLPPTPPKPREEKLVQRTEALCQSIAKNGSDFEDMALLKKSGNSQFEFMLGGEPGSEAAIAHDYFLWMKKKCNLTMLDEGNCDSSSKAFAVDDKKMMVVVGSHSPADSDMEMEDDITHPDTVQVVKNSFESQNFELDSVCINSNEKECAPHSSGECKPVEAVSAKISLSVFPGPGERSSSGAPECSPAGEAVKSTSFRADNRSPPSLAAAEGIGHSPQHINDGSPFRLLQGYASDDSTGSEDEPRLEDFKTVSSAVSVDATNLLIDSECNLRTYIGLESPGKTEKQFGLPSGLAISSKAPEISAGSQGEFGITTRKTNARGAIDEHDETMLENEALINCVTICEDIQEQDVRGGACAVGTSSGKFHNENKDESAKSTPTLPKVDEFGRVVREGASDSDSDDSHHRRHSKRGRSRSWSRSPPGRRRQWRRRSPKRRRERRSRSRSWSPRHRRSRSRSPSHNHAGEFMGDRVRRDKGQVPDCFDFLRGRCYRAAFCRYRHHDRDEGDGSRHYRRSKQQYLEMHPSSKKSSVVEEIKNIPLKASDAKLEEINMDMSCGSFGATESGNFESDTLQSFIPHTAGQLIDADVTKFDSSKEGAAKFPERQSILEEPKEVIVHSCNSFMKKTECHHPFVNDKIPSKSDGKADALISYGEASQDAVCPSKFSAFQQPQPNLSGGRVQNADHPQTDNLSISDSSANGRSSTALNNPTASDIPIETENLHLSAQLPPPQLQLPFSQGVNAPHMEQPPKDPGKSFPPYMLPGQQSFFSVPSTSLPPPPPHHNSNVRSATPGISSQFQQAHLPSRNNIDSQTFSRPYTNELATYSQVGDFPYRSYATTSESHQPFLHAEDFRLRNPPVFNLSHQQFGGPGLLGEHPLPQLPVQGFSASSFLSQSNNHPQPTAFSQEFPATNFHGIRMPQLDPSTSTPHIHPYSQQQLPPHGLRPSMADNVNELPGKVISSSTYPPDHLDMNKSAYRPDFGSRTAHHNPYASTFEQPLFAKFTSKIFGQEKDSIDGQGVGSTGLRHYASSPKSGGDVGQNFSRSGGDRNDPHSDSIEPSSNSFNKSGYVHKREPTVDRDIVLRLIDPNKPLDVEENNQKEASAVVFATSFDNEEFGETADAEVGAVENASPSDLVGNMTAGDVEIDQFKSPGKSKKSKGSRSMRLFKVAIADFVKDVLKPSWRQGNMSKEAFKTIVKKTVDKVSGAMKSHQIPKSQARINQYIDSSQLKLTKLVMGYVDKYVKA comes from the exons ATGTATAATCAGCCAAGTTATAGTAGTCAGTCTGGGCAAACTCCTCCTATGCCCGTTCCACCACCATTCCAACAGCTTCCTCCTTCTCGggcacctcctcctcctcatcgtcatcatcagtTACAGCATGGTCCTCTGCCACATTCCGTAAATCAACAGGCTCCTCCTCCAGTCCCTTCTCATGTTGGTCAGCCGGGCCCTTCTCCATATCGCTATGGTCCATCCCCACTACCTACGTTTCCTCGGGTTCCATCCAGTGGAATGTCAAATGCCGGTCAATCTTGTTTCCGCTACCCTCCACCATTTCATGGAGGAACCCCATTGTACCCGACAACTCAACAGAACTCCCCACATCCTACTCATTTTGGGAACCAAAATGTTTATCCTGTTCAACAACCAGTAGCTCCTGCCTATggtccaccaccacctcctagAATGTTACCTCATTCCTCACAAGATCAATCCTCATACAGAGCTCCAGTACTTCAGTCACCACAGGTGCACAATGGTGTGCAGGGTTCTCAGCATATCCTACTGGCTCCTCCTCCCCCTCCTGCTTCTAGTTTATCTACTTCTGCTCCTTTAATTCCTTCAACTGGTGGAAACTCTCGCATGCCTTCCACAGCCCTGCCACCACAGCCACCTCCACCCTCTTCTTCACCACCgcttccacctcctcctccaccccctacctctccctttctctcttctATGGCCATCCATGCTACTCCTAACCTACCCCCTCGTTCTGACTCTAATCCTGATTCAAGTAAACTTTCAGGATGTGGACTAAAGACGTCAAGTTCTATTGACGAAAATTCAGCTTGCAGCGATGGGAGAGATAAATTACCTGAGCAAAGTGGCTCTCAAGCTGGTTATCTAGCAGGAAAGGGCTCTTTGTCCAAGGGCAATATGATTTTAGATCTTCCTCCAACTCCACCTAAGCCACGAGAAGAAAAACTTGTTCAGAGAACTGAGGCTTTATGCCAGTCTATTGCCAAGAATGGTTCTGATTTTGAAGATATGGCTCTTCTAAAGAAATCTGGGaattcacaatttgaatttATGTTAGGTGGTGAGCCAGGAAGTGAAGCTGCTATTGCTCATGATTATTTTCTTTGGATGAAGAAGAAATGTAATTTGACTATGTTAGATGAAGGGAACTGTGACTCGTCTTCTAAGGCTTTTGCGGTTGATGATAAAAAAATGATGGTTGTGGTTGGATCTCATTCACCTGCTGATTCTGACATGGAGATGGAAG ATGATATCACCCACCCAGACACTGTCCAGGTGGTGAAGAACTCATTTGAAAGTCAAAACTTTGAGTTAGATTCAGTCTGCATcaattcaaatgaaaaagaatGTGCACCGCATAGTTCTGGAGAATGCAAGCCAGTGGAAGCTGTATCTGCAAAAatatctctctctgttttccCAGGACCAGGTGAACGAA GTTCTTCTGGGGCTCCTGAATGTTCTCCAGCCGGCGAAGCTGTGAAGTCAACCTCTTTCAGAGCTGATAATAGAAGTCCTCCGTCTTTAGCAGCTGCTGAAGGCATTGGGCATTCTCCTCAACATATAAATGATGGAAGTCCATTTAGACTTCTGCAAGGGTATGCATCCGATGACAGCACAGGAAGTGAAGATGAGCCCCGCCTTGAAGATTTTAAAACAGTATCATCGGCAGTTTCAGTTGATGCTACAAATTTGCTTATAGACTCTGAGTGTAATCTGAGGACATATATTGGGTTGGAGAGTCCTGGTAAGACTGAAAAGCAGTTTGGACTGCCATCTGGATTAGCCATATCTAGTAAAGCTCCAGAAATTTCTGCAGGTTCACAAGGAGAATTTGGAATAACTACCAGAAAAACAAATGCTAGAGGAGCAATTGATGAACATGACGAGACTATGCTTGAAAATGAAGCATTGATCAACTGTGTCACTATTTGTGAGGATATCCAGGAACAAGATGTCCGTGGAGGCGCATGTGCTGTTGGCACTTCTAGTGGAAAGTTCCATAATGAAAATAAGGATGAAAGTGCAAAGTCCACCCCAACTCTTCCAAAAGTAGATGAGTTTGGGAGAGTGGTCAGAGAAGGTGCTAGCGACAGTGACTCTGATGATTCTCACCATAGAAGGCATAGCAAAAGAGGCAGAAGCCGTAGCTGGAGTCGATCACCTCCTGGTAGGAGGAGGCAGTGGCGACGGAGAAGTCCAAAAAGGAGAAGGGAGAGGCGAAGCCGATCTCGCAG CTGGTCTCCCAGACATCGAAGAAGTAGGAGCAGGTCCCCCTCTCATAACCATGCAGGTGAGTTCATGGGTGATCGAGTGAGACGGGACAAAGGTCAAGTTCCAGACTGTTTTGATTTCCTTAGAGGCAGGTGCTACCGTGCAGCGTTTTGTCGGTATCGACACCATGATAGAGACGAGGGTGATGGATCTAGGCACTATAGGAGGAGCAAACAACAGTACCTGGAAATGCATCCTAGCTCAAAGAAATCTAGTGTTGTAGAAGAGATCAAGAATATTCCTCTAAAAGCATCAGATGCTAAGCTTGAAGAAATCAATATGGATATGTCTTGTGGCAGCTTTGGTGCGACAGAAAGTGGCAACTTTGAGAGTGACACTCTGCAATCCTTTATCCCTCATACAGCTGGTCAACTAATTGATGCTGATGTAACTAAATTTGATAGTTCTAAAGAGGGTGCCGCTAAATTTCCAGAGAGGCAAAGTATTCTAGAAGAGCCAAAAGAGGTTATCGTGCACAGTTGTAACAGTTTTATGAAAAAAACAGAATGTCATCACCCATTTGTGAATGATAAAATTCCCTCTAAATCTGATGGCAAAGCTGATGCCCTGATTTCATATGGTGAAGCTTCTCAAGATGCAGTTTGTCCTTCGAAATTCTCCGCATTTCAACAACCTCAACCAAATCTTTCAGGTGGAAGGGTTCAGAATGCTGATCATCCTCAGACAGATAACTTGTCTATATCTGATTCATCAGCCAATGGAAGATCATCAACTGCCCTTAACAATCCTACTGCAAGTGATATTCCAATTGAAACAGAGAATCTACATCTTTCTGCCCAGTTGCCCCCTCCTCAGCTCCAGCTCCCATTCTCACAGGGCGTGAATGCTCCTCATATGGAACAACCACCAAAGGATCCTGGTAAAAGTTTTCCTCCTTATATGTTACCTGGTCAACAATCATTCTTCTCTGTACCTTCAACTTCCCTGCCACCGCCACCCCCACATCATAATTCAAATGTAAGAAGTGCAACCCCTGGTATTTCTTCACAATTTCAGCAGGCTCACTTGCCTTCAAGAAATAACATTGATTCTCAAACCTTCTCCAGACCCTACACGAATGAGTTGGCTACTTATTCTCAAGTTGGTGATTTTCCGTACAGATCTTATGCTACTACAAGTGAGTCTCATCAACCTTTCTTGCATGCAGAAGATTTTAGACTGAGGAATCCTCCAGTTTTCAACCTGTCACATCAACAATTTGGAGGCCCTGGTCTTTTGGGAGAACATCCCTTACCACAGCTTCCGGTACAGGGTTTTAGTGCTTCCAGTTTCTTGTCTCAGAGTAACAATCACCCCCAGCCAACAGCTTTCTCCCAAGAATTTCCTGCAACCAATTTTCATGGTATTCGTATGCCTCAGTTAGACCCTTCAACCTCGACTCCTCATATTCATCCTTACTCTCAGCAACAACTGCCACCTCATGGTTTACGCCCTTCCATGGCAGATAATGTGAATGAGCTGCCTGGCAAAGTCATTTCTTCATCAACATATCCACCAGATCATCTGGACATGAATAAGTCAGCCTACCGGCCTGATTTTGGATCAAGAACTGCTCACCACAATCCTTATGCATCTACTTTTGAGCAGCCACTTTTCGCCAAATTCACTTCGAAAATTTTCGGACAAGAAAAGGATTCAATTGATGGGCAAGGGGTTGGCAGTACTGGGTTGAGACACTATGCTTCATCACCAAAGTCTGGTGGAGATGTTGGACAGAACTTCTCCAGGTCTGGAGGTGACCGGAATGATCCTCATTCTGACAGCATTGAGCCGTCTTCAAACTCATTTAATAAATCAGGTTATGTTCACAAGCGGGAACCCACCGTTGACCGTGACATTGTGTTGAGGCTCATTGATCCCAACAAGCCATTGGATGTGGAAGAAAACAACCAGAAAGAAGCTAGTGCTGTTGTTTTTGCAACATCTTTTGATAATGAGGAGTTTGGAGAGACTGCAGATGCCGAGGTAGGTGCTGTTGAAAATGCAAGCCCAAGTGACCTGGTAGGGAACATGACAGCAGGTGATGTTGAAATTGATCAGTTTAAGTCCCCAGGGAAGAGCAAGAAGAGCAAAGGTTCAAGGTCAATGAGGCTTTTTAAAGTCGCTATTGCAGATTTTGTGAAGGACGTTCTAAAGCCATCATGGCGACAGGGTAATATGAGCAAGGAAGCATTTAAGACGATTGTCAAGAAGACTGTTGATAAGGTGTCGGGGGCTATGAAGAGCCACCAGATACCCAAATCTCAGGCGAGGATAAATCAATACATTGACTCGTCGCAGTTAAAGCTAACAAAGCTTGTGATG GGCTATGTTGATAAGTATGTTAAAGCGTAA
- the LOC120016390 gene encoding uncharacterized protein LOC120016390 isoform X2, producing MYNQPSYSSQSGQTPPMPVPPPFQQLPPSRAPPPPHRHHQLQHGPLPHSVNQQAPPPVPSHVGQPGPSPYRYGPSPLPTFPRVPSSGMSNAGQSCFRYPPPFHGGTPLYPTTQQNSPHPTHFGNQNVYPVQQPVAPAYGPPPPPRMLPHSSQDQSSYRAPVLQSPQVHNGVQGSQHILLAPPPPPASSLSTSAPLIPSTGGNSRMPSTALPPQPPPPSSSPPLPPPPPPPTSPFLSSMAIHATPNLPPRSDSNPDSSKLSGCGLKTSSSIDENSACSDGRDKLPEQSGSQAGYLAGKGSLSKGNMILDLPPTPPKPREEKLVQRTEALCQSIAKNGSDFEDMALLKKSGNSQFEFMLGGEPGSEAAIAHDYFLWMKKKCNLTMLDEGNCDSSSKAFAVDDKKMMVVVGSHSPADSDMEMEDDITHPDTVQVVKNSFESQNFELDSVCINSNEKECAPHSSGECKPVEAVSAKISLSVFPGPGSSGAPECSPAGEAVKSTSFRADNRSPPSLAAAEGIGHSPQHINDGSPFRLLQGYASDDSTGSEDEPRLEDFKTVSSAVSVDATNLLIDSECNLRTYIGLESPGKTEKQFGLPSGLAISSKAPEISAGSQGEFGITTRKTNARGAIDEHDETMLENEALINCVTICEDIQEQDVRGGACAVGTSSGKFHNENKDESAKSTPTLPKVDEFGRVVREGASDSDSDDSHHRRHSKRGRSRSWSRSPPGRRRQWRRRSPKRRRERRSRSRSWSPRHRRSRSRSPSHNHAGEFMGDRVRRDKGQVPDCFDFLRGRCYRAAFCRYRHHDRDEGDGSRHYRRSKQQYLEMHPSSKKSSVVEEIKNIPLKASDAKLEEINMDMSCGSFGATESGNFESDTLQSFIPHTAGQLIDADVTKFDSSKEGAAKFPERQSILEEPKEVIVHSCNSFMKKTECHHPFVNDKIPSKSDGKADALISYGEASQDAVCPSKFSAFQQPQPNLSGGRVQNADHPQTDNLSISDSSANGRSSTALNNPTASDIPIETENLHLSAQLPPPQLQLPFSQGVNAPHMEQPPKDPGKSFPPYMLPGQQSFFSVPSTSLPPPPPHHNSNVRSATPGISSQFQQAHLPSRNNIDSQTFSRPYTNELATYSQVGDFPYRSYATTSESHQPFLHAEDFRLRNPPVFNLSHQQFGGPGLLGEHPLPQLPVQGFSASSFLSQSNNHPQPTAFSQEFPATNFHGIRMPQLDPSTSTPHIHPYSQQQLPPHGLRPSMADNVNELPGKVISSSTYPPDHLDMNKSAYRPDFGSRTAHHNPYASTFEQPLFAKFTSKIFGQEKDSIDGQGVGSTGLRHYASSPKSGGDVGQNFSRSGGDRNDPHSDSIEPSSNSFNKSGYVHKREPTVDRDIVLRLIDPNKPLDVEENNQKEASAVVFATSFDNEEFGETADAEVGAVENASPSDLVGNMTAGDVEIDQFKSPGKSKKSKGSRSMRLFKVAIADFVKDVLKPSWRQGNMSKEAFKTIVKKTVDKVSGAMKSHQIPKSQARINQYIDSSQLKLTKLVMGYVDKYVKA from the exons ATGTATAATCAGCCAAGTTATAGTAGTCAGTCTGGGCAAACTCCTCCTATGCCCGTTCCACCACCATTCCAACAGCTTCCTCCTTCTCGggcacctcctcctcctcatcgtcatcatcagtTACAGCATGGTCCTCTGCCACATTCCGTAAATCAACAGGCTCCTCCTCCAGTCCCTTCTCATGTTGGTCAGCCGGGCCCTTCTCCATATCGCTATGGTCCATCCCCACTACCTACGTTTCCTCGGGTTCCATCCAGTGGAATGTCAAATGCCGGTCAATCTTGTTTCCGCTACCCTCCACCATTTCATGGAGGAACCCCATTGTACCCGACAACTCAACAGAACTCCCCACATCCTACTCATTTTGGGAACCAAAATGTTTATCCTGTTCAACAACCAGTAGCTCCTGCCTATggtccaccaccacctcctagAATGTTACCTCATTCCTCACAAGATCAATCCTCATACAGAGCTCCAGTACTTCAGTCACCACAGGTGCACAATGGTGTGCAGGGTTCTCAGCATATCCTACTGGCTCCTCCTCCCCCTCCTGCTTCTAGTTTATCTACTTCTGCTCCTTTAATTCCTTCAACTGGTGGAAACTCTCGCATGCCTTCCACAGCCCTGCCACCACAGCCACCTCCACCCTCTTCTTCACCACCgcttccacctcctcctccaccccctacctctccctttctctcttctATGGCCATCCATGCTACTCCTAACCTACCCCCTCGTTCTGACTCTAATCCTGATTCAAGTAAACTTTCAGGATGTGGACTAAAGACGTCAAGTTCTATTGACGAAAATTCAGCTTGCAGCGATGGGAGAGATAAATTACCTGAGCAAAGTGGCTCTCAAGCTGGTTATCTAGCAGGAAAGGGCTCTTTGTCCAAGGGCAATATGATTTTAGATCTTCCTCCAACTCCACCTAAGCCACGAGAAGAAAAACTTGTTCAGAGAACTGAGGCTTTATGCCAGTCTATTGCCAAGAATGGTTCTGATTTTGAAGATATGGCTCTTCTAAAGAAATCTGGGaattcacaatttgaatttATGTTAGGTGGTGAGCCAGGAAGTGAAGCTGCTATTGCTCATGATTATTTTCTTTGGATGAAGAAGAAATGTAATTTGACTATGTTAGATGAAGGGAACTGTGACTCGTCTTCTAAGGCTTTTGCGGTTGATGATAAAAAAATGATGGTTGTGGTTGGATCTCATTCACCTGCTGATTCTGACATGGAGATGGAAG ATGATATCACCCACCCAGACACTGTCCAGGTGGTGAAGAACTCATTTGAAAGTCAAAACTTTGAGTTAGATTCAGTCTGCATcaattcaaatgaaaaagaatGTGCACCGCATAGTTCTGGAGAATGCAAGCCAGTGGAAGCTGTATCTGCAAAAatatctctctctgttttccCAGGACCAG GTTCTTCTGGGGCTCCTGAATGTTCTCCAGCCGGCGAAGCTGTGAAGTCAACCTCTTTCAGAGCTGATAATAGAAGTCCTCCGTCTTTAGCAGCTGCTGAAGGCATTGGGCATTCTCCTCAACATATAAATGATGGAAGTCCATTTAGACTTCTGCAAGGGTATGCATCCGATGACAGCACAGGAAGTGAAGATGAGCCCCGCCTTGAAGATTTTAAAACAGTATCATCGGCAGTTTCAGTTGATGCTACAAATTTGCTTATAGACTCTGAGTGTAATCTGAGGACATATATTGGGTTGGAGAGTCCTGGTAAGACTGAAAAGCAGTTTGGACTGCCATCTGGATTAGCCATATCTAGTAAAGCTCCAGAAATTTCTGCAGGTTCACAAGGAGAATTTGGAATAACTACCAGAAAAACAAATGCTAGAGGAGCAATTGATGAACATGACGAGACTATGCTTGAAAATGAAGCATTGATCAACTGTGTCACTATTTGTGAGGATATCCAGGAACAAGATGTCCGTGGAGGCGCATGTGCTGTTGGCACTTCTAGTGGAAAGTTCCATAATGAAAATAAGGATGAAAGTGCAAAGTCCACCCCAACTCTTCCAAAAGTAGATGAGTTTGGGAGAGTGGTCAGAGAAGGTGCTAGCGACAGTGACTCTGATGATTCTCACCATAGAAGGCATAGCAAAAGAGGCAGAAGCCGTAGCTGGAGTCGATCACCTCCTGGTAGGAGGAGGCAGTGGCGACGGAGAAGTCCAAAAAGGAGAAGGGAGAGGCGAAGCCGATCTCGCAG CTGGTCTCCCAGACATCGAAGAAGTAGGAGCAGGTCCCCCTCTCATAACCATGCAGGTGAGTTCATGGGTGATCGAGTGAGACGGGACAAAGGTCAAGTTCCAGACTGTTTTGATTTCCTTAGAGGCAGGTGCTACCGTGCAGCGTTTTGTCGGTATCGACACCATGATAGAGACGAGGGTGATGGATCTAGGCACTATAGGAGGAGCAAACAACAGTACCTGGAAATGCATCCTAGCTCAAAGAAATCTAGTGTTGTAGAAGAGATCAAGAATATTCCTCTAAAAGCATCAGATGCTAAGCTTGAAGAAATCAATATGGATATGTCTTGTGGCAGCTTTGGTGCGACAGAAAGTGGCAACTTTGAGAGTGACACTCTGCAATCCTTTATCCCTCATACAGCTGGTCAACTAATTGATGCTGATGTAACTAAATTTGATAGTTCTAAAGAGGGTGCCGCTAAATTTCCAGAGAGGCAAAGTATTCTAGAAGAGCCAAAAGAGGTTATCGTGCACAGTTGTAACAGTTTTATGAAAAAAACAGAATGTCATCACCCATTTGTGAATGATAAAATTCCCTCTAAATCTGATGGCAAAGCTGATGCCCTGATTTCATATGGTGAAGCTTCTCAAGATGCAGTTTGTCCTTCGAAATTCTCCGCATTTCAACAACCTCAACCAAATCTTTCAGGTGGAAGGGTTCAGAATGCTGATCATCCTCAGACAGATAACTTGTCTATATCTGATTCATCAGCCAATGGAAGATCATCAACTGCCCTTAACAATCCTACTGCAAGTGATATTCCAATTGAAACAGAGAATCTACATCTTTCTGCCCAGTTGCCCCCTCCTCAGCTCCAGCTCCCATTCTCACAGGGCGTGAATGCTCCTCATATGGAACAACCACCAAAGGATCCTGGTAAAAGTTTTCCTCCTTATATGTTACCTGGTCAACAATCATTCTTCTCTGTACCTTCAACTTCCCTGCCACCGCCACCCCCACATCATAATTCAAATGTAAGAAGTGCAACCCCTGGTATTTCTTCACAATTTCAGCAGGCTCACTTGCCTTCAAGAAATAACATTGATTCTCAAACCTTCTCCAGACCCTACACGAATGAGTTGGCTACTTATTCTCAAGTTGGTGATTTTCCGTACAGATCTTATGCTACTACAAGTGAGTCTCATCAACCTTTCTTGCATGCAGAAGATTTTAGACTGAGGAATCCTCCAGTTTTCAACCTGTCACATCAACAATTTGGAGGCCCTGGTCTTTTGGGAGAACATCCCTTACCACAGCTTCCGGTACAGGGTTTTAGTGCTTCCAGTTTCTTGTCTCAGAGTAACAATCACCCCCAGCCAACAGCTTTCTCCCAAGAATTTCCTGCAACCAATTTTCATGGTATTCGTATGCCTCAGTTAGACCCTTCAACCTCGACTCCTCATATTCATCCTTACTCTCAGCAACAACTGCCACCTCATGGTTTACGCCCTTCCATGGCAGATAATGTGAATGAGCTGCCTGGCAAAGTCATTTCTTCATCAACATATCCACCAGATCATCTGGACATGAATAAGTCAGCCTACCGGCCTGATTTTGGATCAAGAACTGCTCACCACAATCCTTATGCATCTACTTTTGAGCAGCCACTTTTCGCCAAATTCACTTCGAAAATTTTCGGACAAGAAAAGGATTCAATTGATGGGCAAGGGGTTGGCAGTACTGGGTTGAGACACTATGCTTCATCACCAAAGTCTGGTGGAGATGTTGGACAGAACTTCTCCAGGTCTGGAGGTGACCGGAATGATCCTCATTCTGACAGCATTGAGCCGTCTTCAAACTCATTTAATAAATCAGGTTATGTTCACAAGCGGGAACCCACCGTTGACCGTGACATTGTGTTGAGGCTCATTGATCCCAACAAGCCATTGGATGTGGAAGAAAACAACCAGAAAGAAGCTAGTGCTGTTGTTTTTGCAACATCTTTTGATAATGAGGAGTTTGGAGAGACTGCAGATGCCGAGGTAGGTGCTGTTGAAAATGCAAGCCCAAGTGACCTGGTAGGGAACATGACAGCAGGTGATGTTGAAATTGATCAGTTTAAGTCCCCAGGGAAGAGCAAGAAGAGCAAAGGTTCAAGGTCAATGAGGCTTTTTAAAGTCGCTATTGCAGATTTTGTGAAGGACGTTCTAAAGCCATCATGGCGACAGGGTAATATGAGCAAGGAAGCATTTAAGACGATTGTCAAGAAGACTGTTGATAAGGTGTCGGGGGCTATGAAGAGCCACCAGATACCCAAATCTCAGGCGAGGATAAATCAATACATTGACTCGTCGCAGTTAAAGCTAACAAAGCTTGTGATG GGCTATGTTGATAAGTATGTTAAAGCGTAA